In a genomic window of Paracoccaceae bacterium:
- the ahcY gene encoding adenosylhomocysteinase — protein sequence MTNDYIVKDIALAEYGRKELNIAETEMPGLMALRDEYGESKPLKGSRIVGSLHMTIQTAVLIETLVALGADVRWASCNIFSTQDHAAAAIAAGGTPVFAIKGQTLEEHWDYLDKSFMFEEGPNLILDDGGDATLYILLGARAEAGEEVIPVPGSEEEVAIKAQIKKRLEASPGWFTKMRNQIVGVSEETTTGVHRLYELVRDGQLPFPAINVNDSVTKSKFDNKYGCKESLVDGIRRATDTMMAGKVAVVMGYGDVGKGSAASLRGAGARVKVTEVDPICALQAAMDGFEVVLLEDVVGSADIFITTTGNKDVIRIEHMREMKDMAIVGNIGHFDNEIQVAALKNHKWTNIKEQVDMIEMPNGNRLILLSEGRLLNLGNATGHPSFVMSASFTNQVLAQIELWTKGDEYKNDVYILPKHLDEKVARLHLDRIGVKLSKLDADQAAYIGVAPEGPFKPEHYRY from the coding sequence ATGACTAACGACTATATTGTAAAAGACATAGCACTTGCTGAATACGGGCGCAAAGAGCTTAACATTGCGGAAACTGAAATGCCGGGGTTGATGGCTCTGCGCGATGAATATGGTGAGAGCAAGCCGCTCAAGGGTTCACGCATCGTTGGCTCTTTGCACATGACTATCCAGACTGCAGTTCTGATTGAAACACTGGTTGCGTTGGGCGCGGATGTGCGCTGGGCGTCCTGTAATATTTTTTCTACCCAGGATCACGCCGCAGCGGCGATCGCAGCGGGCGGTACTCCTGTTTTCGCGATCAAAGGTCAGACTTTGGAGGAGCATTGGGACTACCTGGACAAATCCTTCATGTTCGAGGAAGGCCCCAACCTGATCCTTGATGATGGGGGTGACGCCACGCTCTATATTCTTTTGGGTGCTCGTGCTGAGGCGGGTGAGGAAGTCATTCCGGTGCCAGGCTCTGAAGAAGAAGTCGCCATTAAGGCACAGATCAAAAAGCGTCTTGAGGCCAGTCCTGGTTGGTTCACCAAAATGCGCAACCAGATTGTAGGCGTTTCCGAGGAAACAACGACTGGTGTGCACCGCCTTTATGAATTGGTGCGAGATGGCCAGTTGCCCTTCCCGGCGATCAACGTGAACGATTCTGTCACCAAATCAAAGTTCGACAATAAATACGGTTGTAAAGAGTCGCTGGTCGACGGCATTCGCCGCGCGACGGACACAATGATGGCAGGCAAAGTCGCCGTGGTAATGGGCTACGGTGATGTGGGCAAAGGCTCTGCGGCCTCATTGCGCGGGGCTGGCGCGCGCGTCAAGGTGACCGAGGTTGATCCGATTTGCGCGCTTCAGGCCGCCATGGATGGTTTTGAGGTTGTGTTGCTAGAAGATGTGGTGGGATCGGCCGATATTTTCATCACGACCACGGGCAACAAAGACGTTATCCGTATCGAGCATATGCGCGAGATGAAAGACATGGCCATCGTCGGCAACATTGGACACTTTGACAACGAAATTCAGGTTGCCGCCCTGAAAAATCACAAATGGACCAATATCAAAGAACAAGTAGACATGATCGAGATGCCAAATGGCAATCGCTTGATTCTGCTTTCCGAAGGGCGTTTGCTGAACCTTGGGAACGCAACAGGTCACCCATCTTTTGTGATGTCTGCATCCTTCACCAATCAGGTTCTGGCTCAGATCGAGCTGTGGACCAAAGGCGATGAGTATAAGAATGATGTCTACATCTTGCCCAAGCATCTGGATGAAAAAGTTGCGCGGCTGCACCTTGATCGGATCGGTGTGAAGTTGAGCAAACTGGATGCTGATCAAGCGGCCTACATCGGCGTTGCCCCAGAAGGCCCGTTCAAGCCGGAGCATTATCGCTACTGA
- a CDS encoding HD family hydrolase, with protein MAKPKRAWQRMLSGRRLDLLDPTPVDIEIEDIAHGLAFVARWNGQTSGDYAYSVAEHSLLVETLFSRISPKAPAKWRLAALLHDAPEYVIGDMISPVKAAVGPGYGALDDRLTAAVHIRFGLPAAVPAPVKKQVKKADRISAWMEATQIAGFSVTEANRLFGAPDTAIVDGLKIVLRPPLETRNAFTHRHDELLKAIG; from the coding sequence ATGGCAAAACCGAAACGCGCGTGGCAGCGAATGTTATCGGGTCGCAGGCTTGATCTGCTGGATCCGACACCTGTCGATATTGAAATCGAAGATATTGCGCATGGGCTGGCCTTTGTGGCGCGTTGGAATGGTCAAACAAGTGGGGACTACGCATATTCTGTAGCTGAGCATTCCTTATTGGTGGAAACCCTTTTCAGCCGGATTTCGCCAAAGGCGCCCGCCAAATGGCGACTTGCAGCGCTGCTTCATGATGCACCCGAATATGTGATCGGTGACATGATTTCTCCGGTTAAGGCAGCCGTTGGCCCGGGATACGGCGCATTGGATGACCGTCTCACTGCGGCTGTGCACATCCGCTTTGGCTTACCGGCTGCAGTACCGGCACCGGTCAAGAAGCAGGTCAAAAAGGCAGATAGGATTAGTGCCTGGATGGAGGCGACACAAATTGCGGGATTCTCCGTCACCGAAGCAAACAGATTATTTGGCGCACCCGATACGGCGATTGTCGACGGTTTGAAAATTGTGCTGCGACCGCCTTTGGAGACCAGAAATGCGTTTACTCATCGGCACGATGAACTTTTGAAGGCCATCGGATGA
- a CDS encoding GNAT family N-acetyltransferase, giving the protein MIQVRPAMALDSGSMAKLLNAIIERGGTTALTRPVTATDITEWMNAAPGRSAWHVAVNEREEVVGFQWIAPHVLLPPQAVDVATFVQIGQSGLGIGSALFEATSKAAKALGYDWINATIRADNEGGLTYYQSRGFRDWHFDEGVVLDSGQVVNKISKRFDV; this is encoded by the coding sequence ATGATTCAGGTTCGACCGGCAATGGCATTGGACAGCGGATCAATGGCCAAGCTCCTCAATGCCATTATTGAAAGGGGCGGAACAACAGCCCTCACCCGCCCGGTCACCGCAACAGACATCACAGAATGGATGAACGCTGCACCGGGCCGGTCAGCCTGGCATGTGGCGGTCAATGAACGAGAAGAGGTTGTCGGATTTCAATGGATCGCACCGCATGTCTTGTTACCGCCCCAGGCCGTTGATGTCGCCACATTCGTTCAGATTGGACAGTCCGGCCTTGGCATAGGCTCGGCGCTGTTTGAAGCGACGTCGAAGGCGGCCAAAGCGCTGGGTTACGACTGGATCAACGCGACGATTCGCGCGGACAATGAGGGCGGATTGACATATTATCAAAGCCGTGGGTTCAGAGACTGGCATTTCGACGAAGGCGTTGTGCTCGACAGCGGCCAGGTCGTGAACAAGATCAGCAAACGATTTGATGTCTAG
- a CDS encoding ActR/PrrA/RegA family redox response regulator transcription factor, with amino-acid sequence MQDAAELKLGDDTSLLLVDDDEPFLRRLAKAMEKRGFSVEMADSVAAGKAIATARPPAFAVIDLRLEDGNGLDVVEVLREHRPDVRVVVLTGYGAIATAVAAVKIGATDYLSKPADAADIVNALLARGDDLPPPPENPMSADRVRWEHIQRVFELCDRNVSETARRLNMHRRTLQRILAKRSPR; translated from the coding sequence ATGCAGGATGCAGCAGAACTGAAACTTGGAGATGACACCAGCCTGTTATTGGTGGATGATGACGAACCATTTTTGCGTCGTCTTGCAAAAGCAATGGAAAAACGTGGTTTTTCGGTCGAGATGGCGGATTCCGTCGCTGCTGGTAAGGCAATTGCGACAGCCCGGCCACCGGCGTTCGCGGTCATAGATCTGCGACTTGAAGATGGAAATGGTCTCGACGTTGTGGAAGTTCTGCGCGAGCATCGCCCGGATGTAAGGGTGGTGGTTCTGACTGGATACGGTGCTATTGCAACCGCTGTTGCGGCCGTAAAAATCGGGGCGACGGATTATTTGTCAAAACCAGCGGATGCGGCGGACATCGTGAATGCTCTGTTGGCGCGCGGTGATGATCTTCCGCCGCCTCCTGAAAACCCGATGAGCGCTGATCGCGTGCGTTGGGAGCATATTCAACGCGTGTTCGAGCTATGTGATCGAAATGTCAGCGAAACGGCGCGGCGGCTCAACATGCATCGCCGGACTTTACAGCGCATTTTGGCTAAGCGTTCACCACGTTAA
- a CDS encoding SCO family protein — MRYIASISALAIAGLLGGIWYASQSSQGNDQFAQCRASQVAGGAGSIGGPFELVNSRGETVTDTDVITEPSIVYFGYTFCPDVCPIDTARNAEAVDVLAENNISVTPVFISIDPKRDTPEVVGDFAENLHERMIGLTGSPEQVKAASEAYRTYYKAHDDDDEYYLVDHSTFSYLVLPEHGFVEFFRRETSVDDMVKTVSCFAENA; from the coding sequence ATGCGCTATATTGCCTCGATTTCTGCCCTCGCAATTGCCGGACTTCTTGGCGGTATCTGGTATGCCTCTCAATCGTCGCAGGGAAACGATCAGTTTGCCCAATGTCGCGCAAGCCAGGTGGCCGGTGGCGCCGGGTCCATTGGTGGTCCATTCGAATTGGTCAACAGCCGGGGAGAAACTGTAACGGACACGGATGTGATCACTGAGCCTTCTATTGTGTACTTTGGGTACACTTTTTGTCCTGACGTCTGCCCGATCGATACGGCGCGCAACGCGGAAGCTGTGGATGTTCTGGCAGAGAATAACATCTCCGTCACGCCAGTATTTATCTCAATCGATCCCAAAAGAGACACGCCAGAAGTTGTCGGGGATTTTGCTGAAAACCTGCATGAACGTATGATTGGCCTGACTGGATCACCCGAGCAGGTGAAAGCTGCCAGCGAGGCATATCGCACGTATTACAAGGCACATGACGACGATGATGAATACTACCTCGTCGATCACTCCACCTTTAGTTATCTGGTGTTACCTGAACATGGGTTCGTGGAGTTTTTCCGCCGAGAGACCTCTGTAGATGATATGGTGAAAACCGTATCCTGCTTTGCTGAAAACGCGTGA
- a CDS encoding ActS/PrrB/RegB family redox-sensitive histidine kinase: MPQTDLRPLSGDTRANWIRLRTMILLRWFAIGGQLTAIVVAQYWYGLQLEIGLCYFVVGASVIANLVAIFVFPENKRLSEVENMLMVMFDLLQLSALLFLTGGLHNPFALLMLGPVTISAAVLTLRSTVVLGSTAIIMVSLLSRLYLPLQTENGTVLEFPQLFVFGNWIALIIAIVFISAYSVRVTSEIHSMSDALAATQMALAREQKLTDLGGVVAAAAHELGTPLATIKLASGELYEELSDSPDLREDAALIREQADRCRDILRDMGRAGKDDLHLRRAPLMALVEEAAEPHMERGKPVHFIHLDDPVLQPVIHREPEIIHGLRNLIQNAVDFAASEVWIEAGWNEDTVSLRIMDDGCGFPAHLLGRIGDPFMRRRPSVSHNDLRPEYEGMGLGLFIAKTLLERSGAELQFANGRDPIGRPVETSLSLGAVVKVTWPRSRIEVRKDFDSVGLGENRPITA; encoded by the coding sequence ATGCCCCAAACCGACCTCAGACCTCTGAGCGGCGACACCCGCGCAAACTGGATCCGGCTTCGGACCATGATTTTACTGCGCTGGTTCGCCATTGGGGGTCAGTTAACGGCGATTGTTGTTGCGCAATACTGGTACGGCTTACAGCTTGAAATCGGCCTGTGTTATTTCGTTGTTGGTGCGTCAGTCATTGCCAATCTCGTCGCCATTTTCGTGTTTCCAGAAAACAAACGTCTGAGCGAAGTTGAAAACATGCTGATGGTCATGTTCGATTTGTTGCAATTGAGCGCTCTTTTGTTCCTGACAGGCGGACTTCACAACCCGTTTGCGCTTCTGATGTTGGGGCCGGTTACCATTTCAGCCGCCGTGTTGACGTTAAGATCGACGGTCGTGCTCGGCAGTACAGCGATCATCATGGTGTCATTGCTGTCTCGACTCTACTTGCCGCTTCAAACAGAAAACGGGACCGTCCTTGAATTCCCTCAGCTTTTTGTGTTCGGGAACTGGATCGCCTTGATCATTGCAATTGTTTTCATCAGCGCCTATTCGGTCCGTGTCACATCAGAAATACACTCAATGTCAGACGCTTTGGCGGCGACACAAATGGCGCTGGCGCGTGAACAGAAACTGACGGACCTTGGGGGCGTGGTTGCAGCCGCCGCACATGAGCTTGGCACCCCTCTTGCGACCATCAAGCTGGCAAGTGGTGAACTCTACGAGGAGCTTTCCGACAGCCCTGACTTACGCGAAGATGCAGCTTTGATCCGCGAGCAGGCGGACCGTTGCAGGGACATCTTGCGTGATATGGGGCGCGCCGGGAAAGACGATCTTCATCTGCGCCGTGCGCCTTTGATGGCTTTGGTCGAAGAGGCGGCAGAACCGCATATGGAGCGCGGTAAGCCGGTGCATTTCATCCACCTCGATGATCCGGTTCTTCAGCCCGTTATTCACAGAGAACCCGAAATAATCCACGGGTTGCGAAATTTGATCCAGAATGCAGTCGACTTTGCCGCAAGCGAAGTCTGGATTGAAGCGGGCTGGAACGAAGATACTGTTTCCCTTCGAATCATGGATGACGGCTGTGGATTCCCAGCCCACTTGTTAGGCAGGATCGGGGATCCTTTTATGCGGCGCAGACCATCAGTATCGCATAATGACCTGCGTCCTGAATATGAAGGTATGGGTCTGGGCTTGTTCATCGCCAAGACACTTCTGGAACGTTCAGGTGCCGAGTTGCAGTTTGCCAATGGGCGCGACCCGATCGGTCGACCGGTCGAAACTTCGCTCAGCTTGGGCGCGGTTGTCAAAGTTACCTGGCCCCGGAGCAGAATCGAAGTACGTAAAGACTTTGACTCAGTTGGATTGGGTGAAAACCGCCCCATAACCGCCTGA
- a CDS encoding PAS-domain containing protein — protein sequence MPLWDIAAILGAAGLSAAAGLLWISRSSQKPMNVAPSNLSGKKPDGISFLFDQEDLHHASETAQQLYQVSPGEDDWQTWRDRMLNRFPALPEKPHLNQIDGMTIEARHAEDIATLKLTHKGQFTQVQMNDDRMVNAAQSQKLRTIHRELADLRRASDTTPHAVWQIDAQGQVTWFNLAYEDLYDKLHRSAPQPEKPVFEVANSKTAKVGRQRVSTQSSIDGNKDWYDVSAVTVGDITIFHAVDVNAVVKSEAAQRNFVQTLAKTFAQLAIGLAIFDRNGQLVLFNPALIDLTDLPAEFLSGRPTLLSFFDRMRENRRMPEPKNYHSWRQEISEVIAAATDGRYQETWTLETGQTYRVRGRPHPDGAIAFLIEDISAEVSLTRNFRAELELGQSLMDTFDEGLVVFSSTGVLTFCNLAYRELWGLDPDNSFADVTVLDSVEAWKQQCKSGARWAALTDFVRNISERTSWEMPVTLHDGALLSCTVSRIASGATVIRFIKTETPIAKLEAPKLDSRTL from the coding sequence ATGCCTTTGTGGGACATTGCTGCCATTTTGGGAGCTGCTGGGTTGAGCGCCGCAGCCGGGTTGCTTTGGATCAGCCGGTCTTCGCAAAAACCAATGAATGTCGCGCCGTCAAACCTTTCCGGAAAAAAACCGGATGGCATCTCCTTTCTGTTTGATCAGGAAGATTTGCACCACGCTTCTGAAACCGCTCAACAGTTGTATCAGGTCTCCCCGGGAGAAGACGACTGGCAGACATGGCGTGACCGGATGTTGAACCGATTTCCCGCTTTGCCGGAAAAACCTCATCTAAATCAAATCGATGGCATGACGATCGAAGCGCGCCATGCCGAAGACATTGCCACCCTGAAACTCACGCACAAGGGCCAGTTCACACAGGTTCAGATGAACGACGACCGGATGGTCAATGCGGCGCAATCGCAGAAACTGCGTACCATTCACCGTGAGCTTGCCGATCTGCGGCGCGCCAGTGACACGACTCCACATGCGGTTTGGCAAATCGACGCACAGGGTCAAGTAACATGGTTCAACCTCGCTTACGAAGACCTGTATGACAAGCTGCACAGGTCAGCACCACAGCCCGAAAAGCCAGTTTTTGAAGTCGCAAACTCAAAGACCGCAAAGGTCGGCCGGCAACGAGTGTCCACTCAGTCGAGCATAGACGGCAACAAGGACTGGTACGATGTAAGCGCCGTGACGGTCGGCGACATCACGATTTTCCACGCGGTTGACGTAAATGCGGTGGTCAAATCTGAGGCTGCCCAGCGCAATTTCGTCCAGACATTGGCCAAGACTTTTGCGCAGCTCGCAATCGGGTTGGCCATTTTTGACCGAAACGGTCAGTTAGTGCTGTTTAATCCAGCCCTGATTGACCTGACGGACCTGCCTGCTGAATTCCTGAGCGGCCGGCCGACGCTTTTGTCGTTCTTTGATCGGATGCGCGAAAATCGTCGCATGCCGGAGCCAAAGAACTACCACTCCTGGCGCCAGGAAATTTCCGAGGTGATAGCCGCTGCGACTGACGGCCGCTATCAGGAAACATGGACCCTTGAAACCGGTCAAACTTACCGCGTCCGTGGACGGCCCCATCCAGACGGAGCCATTGCTTTTTTAATTGAGGACATCAGCGCGGAAGTCTCTCTGACGCGCAATTTCCGTGCGGAACTGGAACTTGGCCAATCCCTGATGGACACCTTCGATGAAGGCCTCGTTGTGTTTTCCTCGACCGGGGTACTCACGTTTTGCAACCTTGCCTACCGGGAACTCTGGGGTCTGGACCCCGACAACTCCTTCGCAGACGTCACAGTTTTGGACTCAGTCGAGGCATGGAAACAGCAATGCAAATCGGGTGCGCGCTGGGCGGCTCTGACCGATTTTGTCCGAAACATAAGCGAGCGCACATCCTGGGAAATGCCCGTCACATTGCATGACGGCGCGCTATTGTCCTGCACCGTCTCGCGCATAGCGTCCGGGGCGACCGTCATTCGCTTTATCAAAACCGAAACCCCCATTGCAAAGCTTGAAGCACCCAAACTGGATTCGCGCACCCTATAG